The DNA window GACGCGCATATCAAGGCACTGCCCGCCCGGCCGCAAAGCGCTGCGCGCCATACCGTGGTGGTCGCCGGTGGCGGTTTTACCGGACTGGAGGCGGCGACCGAACTGCATGAGCGCCTGCGCGTGATGTTCGCGCCGCAGCAACCGCGCGTGGTCATCGTCGACCCCGCGCCGGAGATCGGCGCCGAATTTGGCGCCGAGGCGGGCCGCACGGTGCGCGAGGCTCTGGCCGAGATCGGCATCGAACAGCGGGCGGGGGTGCGGCTCAGCGCGGTTGATGCGGGCGGCGCGCAACTGTCCGATGGCAGCCGGATCGATGCGGCCACGGTCGTCTGGGCCGCCGGGGTGCGTGCTCATCCGCTGGCCGCGCAGGTGCCGGGCGAGCATGACGCCACCGGGCGCGTGGTTGGCGATGCTTTCCTGCGGGCGCCGGGGGCTCCGGGGATTTTCGTCACCGGCGATACCGTCAAGGCGGCGACCGACGATGCGGGCAATTTCAACCTGATGACCTGCCAGCATGCGCTCAGCCTTGGCCGGGTGGCAGGCTATAACGCCGCGGCGGACCTGGTGGGGCTGCCCCTGCACCCCTACAGCCAGCCCAAATATGTCACCTGCCTCGATCTGGGCGCATGGGGCGCCATGTACACCGAGGGCTGGGACCGTCAGGTCAAGCTGACGCGGGCCGAGGGCAAGAAGGTCAAGCAGGAGATTAATGGCGTGTGGATCTATCCGCCTGCCGCCGATCGTGAGGCCGTCTTTGCCGTCGCCAACCCGGATTTCGTGATCGTGCCGTGATGGCGCGGCCCTGACAGGGGCGGGCGCGGCCCGGCGCATCAGCGATGATGCGCCGGGCTTTCGCTTGTCCGCGAGGCTGAATTTTCTTCGGACGGGGATATAAAAAATATTCTATCGGAATGGTAGAATTTGCTACTGTGCCAGCGTTGTCACTCTCGCATATCCGGGCCGCCCCATGACGATTGCCGATGCCGCCACACCTCTCGGGCCCCGGACCCATGCCGCTTTGCCCGTCTTCCGGCTGGCCATCAGGCCGCGCACGGCCAGCGGCATGTGATTTCAAACGGATCGGACGTCTTCGTGGACCTGTCATCACGCCGCCGCAATCTGCTCTTCGGCTTTGCCCTGACCGCCGGGGTGCTCAACCTTGTCGACCGGCAGATCATCTCGGTGCTCAAGCCGACCATCTCCGCCGATATGGGCTGGAGCGACAATGATTACGGCACGCTGGCCGCCTGGTTTCAGGCAGGCGTGGCCGGAGGCCTGCTGCTGGCGGGCTGGATTGTGGACCGGCTGGGCTGGAAATGGGCCAATGCGGTGGGGGTGGCGACATGGTCGCTGGCCGCGCTGACGCATGGCGGGGCGCGCTCCATGGCGCAATTCCTCGCCTGCCGCATCTCGCTGGGCGCCACCGAGGCCATGGGCACGCCGGCGGGCATGAAGACGATGACGACCATCTTCGCGCCGCATCAGCGCTCGACCGCCATCGGCCTGTCCAACGCTTTCACCAGCCTTGGCGCCATTCTGGCCCCGCTGGCCATTCCGGCGGCGGCCGTGGCATGGGGGTGGCGCGGGACTTTCGTGGCGGCGGGGTTGGTCGGGCTGGTCTGGGCGGCGCTGTGGTTGGCGATCACGCGCGGCGTCACCATCCCCGAACGTCATGATGGGCCCGCCGAAGCAGAGGTGCCGCAACGCTCGATCCTGCGCGAAAAGCGGACATGGGTGATCGCCGTGGCCAAGATCCTGTCCGACGCGACATGGTGGCTGATGCTGTTCTGGATGCCGGATTATTTCAACCGCCAGTTCGGCCTCACCGGGCTGGAGCTGGGGCCGCCGCTGGCCGTGGCCTATTGCGGATCGGCGGCGGGATCGATGCTGTCGGGCTTTGCCGGGACGGCGTTGCAGCGCCGGGGCTGGAGCGCGCATCGCACCCGATTGACCATCATGCTGATCTCGTCCTGCTGCGTGCTGCCGCTGCCGCTCACCCTGGCGGTCCATAGCTATTGGTGGGCGGTGCTGTTGCTGGCCCTGACGCTGGTGGGGCATCAGGGCTTTTCCACCAGCCTGTTTGCCCTGATCGCCGACATCGTGCCCTCGCGCCAGATCGGGCGGGTGACCAGCTTCGGCTCCTTGTGCGGCAATCTGGGCGGCATGGTGCTGACCAAGGTGGCCGGTCTGGTGCTGACCGCCGGGCTTGGCTATGCGCCTTTGTTCGCCTTTGGCGTCTCGAGCTATTTTCTGGCGCTGCTGTGGCTGAAGCTGATGGTGCCGGGCCGGGCTCGCGTGGCCTGAACGCAAAAAGGGCGGCGGGCCTTTGAAAACCCGCCGCCCCGTATCGCCTTCTCAGAAATGGTAGCTGGCGTTCACCCCGACATAGCGGTCATTGTCGCGGGGTACGAAGCGCAGCGTGCCCGCGGTCGTGCCGTTGCTCAGCAGGTTGGAGTAATGGGTGTTGAGCAGGTTCTTCACCACCCCACGGATTTCCCAATTGCGCTTGTCGATCAGGGCCACGCTGGCGTTCCAGATGCCATAGGCGGGCTGGATGGTGCTGGGCGTCTGGGTCAGGGCGAATTGGGTGGCGCTGCGGAAGGTCCAGTCGGTCTGCAGTTCGACGCCCAGCGTGTCGGTCAGCGGAAGGCGCCAGGCGCCGCCGCCGCTCAGCTTCCAGTCGGGGGCGAAGGGCAGGGGGGCGCCATCGTAATTGGGGCAGACGGTGGCCGCCGGGCAGTTGAAATGGCGGATGCGCGCATTGCTGTAGACCGCCGCCCAGTTCAGTGTCAGCCGGTCAGTGGGGTGAGCGGCGGCGTCGATCTCGATGCCGCGCGTGCGCACCGTGCCCGCATTGATCAGGCGGGTGACCGGTGAGCCCAGAAAACTGTCCTGATAATTGGCCTGATAGCCGGAAAAGTCTGTCCAATAGGCCGCGATGCTGCCGGTGAAGGCGCCGCCGCGCGTGCCGCCCTTCAGCCCGACCTCATAGCTGTTCGAGGTTTCCGGCTTGAGCGCGATCTGGTCGAAGGCCTGCATGTTGAAGAACACATTATAGGCCGGGCCCTTGTAGCCGCGCGAATAGGTCGCATAAAGCGTCGCCTGCGGCACAGGCCGGTATTGCACGCCGACGCGCCCGCTGCCGTCCACCCGGTCGGTGCTGCCGGTGCTGTAGGCGATCGAGGGGCGGATGCCGGTGACGCCCGTTGCCGTATCGGCATTGCGCTGATGGTAATAGGTCAGCTTGTCATAGATCAGGCGGCCGCCCAGGATGAAGGTCAGCTTCTCGCCGGCATGCAAATTGGCCTCGCCGAACAGCGCCAGATTGTCGGCCTGCGTGCCGTAGGTGGCCACGCCGGTGTTGGTCTGGGTGGTGGTGGGCGACGTCAGTTGGGTGACGGTGCGCTGATAGATCTCATTGGTGTTGGCATGCAGGTAATAGGCGCCCACCACATAGTCGATCAGCTTGCCCTGCGGTGAGGCGAGGCGCAACTCCTGGCTGAACTGGTTGAAGTTGACATAGCCATTGTCGGCCCCCTGCGGAAAGCCGCTGGCCAAGATCGAGCGCTGGTCCCAATCGGGCACCTGGCGGTTCTTCCATTCGCGATAGGCGGTGATGGAGGTGACGGTGTAGTCGCCCGGCCGCCACTCCGCCGTCAGCGAGCCGCCGTAATTGTCATCCTTCACATAGGTGTCGAAATTGGTGTTGACGGTCTTGTTGTTGGCGCTGGCGGTCACGCCTTCCTGCGCCAGCAGGCCGGCCAGCGCGGCGCTGTTGGTGGTGGCGCCGCCAAAAGCGGTCTGCGACGTGCTGGCATAGACGCCGTTGGGGGTGGTGTCCTTGTTGTGCAGATAGTCGCCGGCCAGCGTGATGGTCAGATTGCTGGCGGGCTTGGCCACCAGCTTGCCGCGACCGCCCCAGCGCTCATAGCCATTGACCCAGTGGTTGGTGCCCAGATTGCGGACATTGCCCTGATAATTGCCGTAGAGCCCGCTGATCGAATAGCCCAGCCAGTCGTTGATGGGGCCCGAGAGCCCGGCGCGGATGCGCTCCTCATTGCCCTCGTAATAGCCGACATCGATCACGCCGGTCTGATGGTCGGAGGGGGCCTTGGTGATGATGTTCACCACGCCCGCCGAGGCGTTCTTGCCGAAGAGCGTGCCCTGTGGCCCGCGCAGCACCTCGATGCGCTCCAGATCGACCAGATCGAAGGTCGCCTGTCCGGGGCGCACCAGCACCACGCCGTCCAGCACGGTCGAGACTGAGGATTCCACGCCCGGCGAGGTGGTGATCGTGCCGATGCCGCGGATGAAGATGTTGCGGTCCTTGTTCGAGGCCCCGTTGCGGAAATCGAGGCTGGGAACCGTGGCGGCAATATCCTGAATGGTGTTGAGGTTGCGCGACTGGGCACTGCTGCCACTCACCACGGACATGGCGATGGGCACATTCTGAAGCTGCTCGTTGCGGAAGCGCGCGGTGACAACGATGCCACCGGCGGCCGAGGCATCCTCGGGCAAGGCCTGCTCGGCGGCGGGCGCGTCGGTCCTGGCCCCCGCTGTGTCCGCGTGAGCGACGCCGATGGCCAGAAATCCGCTGGCCAGCACCGTTCCGCTCAACAATGTGAGGGCTGAGATTGATCGATTCACCGTAAAGCCTCCCTGAATGGTGGGCTTTCCTTAAACTCTACAAAATCCATAGAGAAGAGAGTTTTTGTCACGGGGGTGACAACGTAGGCTATCGCGGGGCATGCTGGGCACCGGGTATAAGACATAATCATAAGGGCCCGGTTCCGCTTCGGCCTGCCGCATGGCACAGATGGCGGCGCCAAGGCGATCACGCCGCCACAGAGGAGCCGATCTTGCGCGCCACGATCAAGGATGTTGCCCAGGCATCGGGCGTTTCGATCAAGACGGTGTCCCGTGTCCTCAACAAGCAGCCACGCGTCTCCGAGAAAGCGCGCAAGAGTGTGCAGCAGGCCATCGAAACGCTCAATTTCCGGCCCAGCGCCGCCGCGCGCAGCCTTGTCGGCCATCGCACCTTCCAGATCGCGCTGGCCTGCGACAACCCCAGCCCCTTCTATGTGCACGAGATGCAGGCGGGCATCCACGAACGCTGCCGACAGGACGGCGTGCGGATGATCGCCCAGCCCTATGATCACCGCGCCGAAGGGCTGATCGAGGAGATCGCCAGCCTGATCGACACCACCGGCATCGACGGGCTGATCCTCACCCCGCCGATCTCCGACCGGCAGGATATCCTCGACCTGCTGGCGCGGCGCGAGGTGTCCTATGTCCGGGTCACGCCCTCCGGCACGGTGGAGACCTCGGCGGTGTTCATCGACAATCAGGCGGCGGCCAATGCGATGACGCGCCATCTGCTGGCTTTGGGCCATCAGCGTATCGGCTTTGTGATGGGCCATCCCAGCTATGCGGGCAGCGTGGCGCGCCATGCCGGCTATGTCGCGGCGCTGGTGGAATCGGGCCGCACGCCCGATCCGAAGCTGGTGCGCGAGGGTGGTTATGATTTTGCCTCGGGCGCGGCGGCGGCGGAGGCTTTGCTGGCGCTGGCCGATGCCCCCACCGCCATTTTCGCCTCGAATGACGAGATGGCGGCGGGCGTGCTGAGCGTGGCGCATCGGCGCGGCATGGCGGTGCCCGGCGCGCTTTCGGTCGCGGGCTTTGGCGACGATGCGCTGGCCAGCTTCGTCTGGCCGCC is part of the Novosphingobium sp. genome and encodes:
- a CDS encoding LacI family DNA-binding transcriptional regulator, whose translation is MRATIKDVAQASGVSIKTVSRVLNKQPRVSEKARKSVQQAIETLNFRPSAAARSLVGHRTFQIALACDNPSPFYVHEMQAGIHERCRQDGVRMIAQPYDHRAEGLIEEIASLIDTTGIDGLILTPPISDRQDILDLLARREVSYVRVTPSGTVETSAVFIDNQAAANAMTRHLLALGHQRIGFVMGHPSYAGSVARHAGYVAALVESGRTPDPKLVREGGYDFASGAAAAEALLALADAPTAIFASNDEMAAGVLSVAHRRGMAVPGALSVAGFGDDALASFVWPPLTTIRQPTRQMGFQAADLLLAPAQDKASREVPFELIRRESTGGAPRR
- a CDS encoding MFS transporter; amino-acid sequence: MDLSSRRRNLLFGFALTAGVLNLVDRQIISVLKPTISADMGWSDNDYGTLAAWFQAGVAGGLLLAGWIVDRLGWKWANAVGVATWSLAALTHGGARSMAQFLACRISLGATEAMGTPAGMKTMTTIFAPHQRSTAIGLSNAFTSLGAILAPLAIPAAAVAWGWRGTFVAAGLVGLVWAALWLAITRGVTIPERHDGPAEAEVPQRSILREKRTWVIAVAKILSDATWWLMLFWMPDYFNRQFGLTGLELGPPLAVAYCGSAAGSMLSGFAGTALQRRGWSAHRTRLTIMLISSCCVLPLPLTLAVHSYWWAVLLLALTLVGHQGFSTSLFALIADIVPSRQIGRVTSFGSLCGNLGGMVLTKVAGLVLTAGLGYAPLFAFGVSSYFLALLWLKLMVPGRARVA
- a CDS encoding FAD-dependent oxidoreductase codes for the protein MTKQTILVAGSGFAGVWAVLAAARAIALAGREDHIDLVMVAPQPRLAIRPRFYEAVLDNMDPDVSELLKVVGARFVDGIVETIGADTRQAAILRGDGSRETIGWDRFVLATGSRVAMPPIPGLVEHAFTVDQLDQAQHLDAHIKALPARPQSAARHTVVVAGGGFTGLEAATELHERLRVMFAPQQPRVVIVDPAPEIGAEFGAEAGRTVREALAEIGIEQRAGVRLSAVDAGGAQLSDGSRIDAATVVWAAGVRAHPLAAQVPGEHDATGRVVGDAFLRAPGAPGIFVTGDTVKAATDDAGNFNLMTCQHALSLGRVAGYNAAADLVGLPLHPYSQPKYVTCLDLGAWGAMYTEGWDRQVKLTRAEGKKVKQEINGVWIYPPAADREAVFAVANPDFVIVP
- a CDS encoding TonB-dependent receptor, coding for MNRSISALTLLSGTVLASGFLAIGVAHADTAGARTDAPAAEQALPEDASAAGGIVVTARFRNEQLQNVPIAMSVVSGSSAQSRNLNTIQDIAATVPSLDFRNGASNKDRNIFIRGIGTITTSPGVESSVSTVLDGVVLVRPGQATFDLVDLERIEVLRGPQGTLFGKNASAGVVNIITKAPSDHQTGVIDVGYYEGNEERIRAGLSGPINDWLGYSISGLYGNYQGNVRNLGTNHWVNGYERWGGRGKLVAKPASNLTITLAGDYLHNKDTTPNGVYASTSQTAFGGATTNSAALAGLLAQEGVTASANNKTVNTNFDTYVKDDNYGGSLTAEWRPGDYTVTSITAYREWKNRQVPDWDQRSILASGFPQGADNGYVNFNQFSQELRLASPQGKLIDYVVGAYYLHANTNEIYQRTVTQLTSPTTTQTNTGVATYGTQADNLALFGEANLHAGEKLTFILGGRLIYDKLTYYHQRNADTATGVTGIRPSIAYSTGSTDRVDGSGRVGVQYRPVPQATLYATYSRGYKGPAYNVFFNMQAFDQIALKPETSNSYEVGLKGGTRGGAFTGSIAAYWTDFSGYQANYQDSFLGSPVTRLINAGTVRTRGIEIDAAAHPTDRLTLNWAAVYSNARIRHFNCPAATVCPNYDGAPLPFAPDWKLSGGGAWRLPLTDTLGVELQTDWTFRSATQFALTQTPSTIQPAYGIWNASVALIDKRNWEIRGVVKNLLNTHYSNLLSNGTTAGTLRFVPRDNDRYVGVNASYHF